One segment of Salvia splendens isolate huo1 chromosome 20, SspV2, whole genome shotgun sequence DNA contains the following:
- the LOC121782107 gene encoding thioredoxin-related transmembrane protein 2 homolog, whose product MSSIGQNANPVHWMNRMVSESYYLLHCLAFFSYIPVRCAAAQVLSSRSSAHLLHREIQAFLSFGVLAAIKVVRTESWEAFISDTLFYAKIFLAAIALVLDYHLALWYAIAFLVIYIIAQQPAYEGFGASSPLTPLQLETVLTEVNTSKFWMVEFRSLSTSSCVRASSFIPELSVTFSNKNLSFVTVDLGLFPNAAEKFGISLGSLHQLPAYVLFHDGTGIIRLPETDYEAKFFEAPVSKKFLCRHFGLDKMLLDYINGK is encoded by the exons ATGTCGTCGATCGGCCAGAACGCCAATCCAGTTCACTGGATGAACCGTATGGTTTCGGAATCCTATTATTTGCTGCATTGCTTGGCTTTCTTCTCCTACATTCCTGTTCGTTGCGCCGCCGCGCAAGTCCTCTCGTCTCGCAGCTCAGCTCATCTTCTTCACCGA GAGATTCAAGCTTTCCTTTCCTTTGGTGTTTTAGCTGCTATCAAG GTGGTGAGAACGGAATCTTGGGAGGCATTTATATCAGATACTTTATTTTATGCAAAG ATTTTCCTTGCTGCTATTGCTTTGGTGCTGGACTATCACTTGGCCTTGTGGTATGCCATAGCATTTTTAG TTATATATATCATTGCCCAACAACCTGCATATGAAGGATTTG GTGCATCAAGTCCTTTGACACCGCTCCAGTTGGAAACTGTGCTTACTGAAGTGAACACGTCAAAATTTTGGATG GTGGAATTTCGTTCTCTGTCTACTTCCAGTTGCGTTCGAGCAAGCTCCTTTATTCCTGAACTCTCGGTTAC ATtctcaaataaaaatttatcatTTGTAACTGTTGATCTTGGACTGTTTCCAAATGCTGCTGAGAAGTTTGGAATCAGCCTTG GAAGTCTGCACCAACTTCCTGCATACGTATTGTTCCATGATGGAACCGGGATAATACGATTACCTGAGACGGATTATGAAGCCAAGTTTTTTGAGGCTCCTGTGTCCAAG AAATTTCTTTGCCGGCATTTTGGGCTCGATAAAATGCTCCTCGactacataaatggtaaatag
- the LOC121782104 gene encoding GATA transcription factor 12-like: METPQFFQSDYHSSPFPPEKRLSDAKTIDHFVIDDLLDFSNHDAIGPDADDSSTATPLHTSSTPFVHPTDVAAQFSNDLCVPYEDMAELEWLSSFADESFSSEDLQKLQLIQGVKARTNEAPQPEPAAVVLSVPAKARSKRSRAAPGNWTSRLMMVSPPVTSEAPAMSSSSESSGGNKRSPKPPGARQRRKDAPESSGEGRRCLHCATDKTPQWRTGPMGPKTLCNACGVRYKSGRLVPEYRPAASPTFVMMKHSNSHRKVMELRRQKEMVQAQQQFLHHQHQGVMFDAAAADDYLIHQQIGPDFRQLI, encoded by the exons ATGGAAACCCCCCAATTCTTCCAATCCGACTACCACTCCTCCCCCTTCCCGCCGGAGAAGCGCCTCTCCGACGCCAAAACCATCGACCATTTCGTCATCGACGACCTCCTCGACTTCTCCAACCACGACGCCATTGGCCCCGACGCCGATGACTCCTCCACCGCCACCCCTCTCCACACCTCCTCCACCCCGTTTGTTCACCCCACCGACGTCGCCGCCCAATTCTCTAATGACCTTTGCGTCCCG TATGAAGATATGGCTGAGCTGGAGTGGCTATCGAGCTTCGCTGACGAATCATTTTCAAGTGAGGATTTGCAAAAGCTACAGCTGATTCAAGGCGTGAAGGCCCGAACCAACGAGGCCCCGCAGCCCGAACCGGCTGCGGTGGTCCTCTCGGTCCCGGCCAAGGCGCGGAGCAAGCGCTCCCGCGCGGCCCCGGGCAACTGGACCTCCCGCCTCATGATGGTGTCACCGCCAGTGACATCAGAAGCCCCTGCCATGTCGTCCTCTTCGGAGTCGAGCGGGGGCAACAAGAGGTCCCCGAAGCCACCGGGGGCCAGGCAGCGGAGGAAGGATGCCCCCGAGAGCTCCGGGGAGGGGCGTAGGTGCCTCCACTGCGCCACTGACAAGACGCCGCAGTGGAGGACTGGGCCCATGGGCCCAAAGACGCTCTGCAATGCCTGCGGCGTCAGGTACAAGTCTGGCCGGCTGGTGCCCGAGTATCGGCCCGCGGCCAGCCCGACTTTCGTGATGATGAAGCACTCGAACTCGCACCGAAAGGTGATGGAGCTGCGGCGGCAAAAGGAGATGGTGCAGGCGCAGCAGCAGTTCCTGCACCACCAGCACCAGGGCGTTATGTTCGACGCTGCCGCTGCCGACGATTACTTGATCCATCAACAAATTGGGCCGGATTTTCGCCAGCTGATTTAG